A genome region from Akkermansiaceae bacterium includes the following:
- a CDS encoding TIGR03790 family protein, with protein MPTAAFGKLPLLLPLVAAAMVAGSNAQQLTSREVLVVYNKSDPESARLAEVYQEARGIPASQVLGLEMPPKPDISRAEYDESILTPLRDHFTDRGWWKRSRDPQGLLVPTENRIRAIVLMRGVPLRIQPAPKAAPKEGEAPPADPIAPRDEACVDSELALFGIEDLPSKGVLKNAFYQSDSPLSKAKLPYFVLTSRIDSPAYAICKKMITDAVATEKHGLWGRAYVDIANKFPQGDKWLSDIVAENMRMGIPTVTDRFNDTLPKNYPLTDASIYYGWYDWDVSGPFLDPGFMFRPGAVAVHLHSFSAQQLTDAHKNWSAPLLVRGAAATVGNVYEPYLDLTHHFEILHDRLLKGWTFAEAAWASIPVASWQGVVLGDPLYRPFLHIDGTGTNRPEDRDFRALRAASRQWPDESALRREKISGAAEKLKSGILAEGLALGYLEERDIDKARLWLGKAKEFHERPEDKLRQDIQLIAIEREMKNNPAAIKMLREAKERYGSIPAADALSGWLDILDPPPPPPADPTKIPKQ; from the coding sequence ATGCCAACAGCCGCCTTTGGGAAACTTCCATTGTTACTGCCTCTCGTCGCCGCAGCAATGGTTGCAGGCTCCAACGCCCAACAGCTCACCAGCCGGGAGGTGCTTGTCGTTTACAACAAGTCCGATCCGGAATCCGCCCGCCTCGCGGAGGTCTATCAGGAAGCCCGCGGCATTCCGGCCTCCCAGGTGCTGGGACTTGAGATGCCGCCCAAGCCGGATATCTCACGGGCGGAATACGATGAATCCATCCTCACCCCCCTGCGCGACCATTTCACCGACAGGGGCTGGTGGAAGCGCAGCCGCGACCCCCAGGGACTGCTCGTGCCCACGGAAAACCGCATCCGCGCCATCGTCCTCATGCGCGGGGTGCCGCTCCGCATCCAGCCCGCCCCGAAAGCCGCTCCCAAGGAGGGTGAGGCACCACCGGCGGATCCCATTGCCCCACGCGACGAGGCCTGCGTGGATTCCGAGCTTGCGCTTTTCGGCATCGAGGATCTGCCTTCGAAAGGTGTCCTGAAAAACGCTTTCTATCAGAGCGATTCGCCCCTCTCGAAGGCAAAGCTGCCCTATTTCGTGCTCACCTCACGCATCGATTCACCCGCCTACGCGATCTGCAAAAAAATGATCACGGACGCGGTGGCCACAGAAAAGCACGGCCTCTGGGGGCGCGCCTACGTGGACATCGCCAACAAATTCCCACAGGGCGACAAGTGGCTCAGCGACATCGTCGCAGAGAACATGCGCATGGGCATACCCACTGTCACAGACCGCTTCAACGACACCCTGCCGAAGAACTACCCGCTCACCGACGCCTCCATCTACTACGGCTGGTATGACTGGGATGTCAGCGGCCCATTCCTTGACCCCGGATTCATGTTCCGCCCCGGCGCTGTGGCGGTCCATCTGCATTCCTTCAGCGCACAGCAGCTCACGGATGCGCACAAGAACTGGAGCGCGCCGCTGCTCGTCCGTGGTGCCGCCGCAACGGTCGGAAATGTCTATGAGCCTTACCTGGACCTCACCCACCACTTCGAGATCCTACACGACAGGCTCCTGAAAGGCTGGACTTTCGCGGAGGCGGCGTGGGCCTCCATCCCCGTCGCCTCATGGCAGGGCGTTGTGCTTGGGGATCCGCTCTACCGCCCCTTTCTCCACATCGATGGCACCGGGACAAACCGCCCGGAAGACCGCGACTTCCGCGCCCTCCGGGCCGCCTCCCGCCAGTGGCCTGACGAGTCAGCCCTGCGGCGGGAAAAAATTTCCGGCGCGGCGGAGAAGCTGAAATCCGGCATTCTCGCGGAAGGGCTTGCCCTCGGATATCTGGAGGAAAGGGACATCGACAAAGCCCGGCTCTGGCTGGGCAAAGCCAAGGAATTCCACGAAAGGCCCGAGGACAAGCTCCGCCAGGACATCCAGCTCATCGCCATCGAGCGGGAAATGAAAAACAACCCCGCCGCCATCAAGATGCTGCGCGAAGCCAAGGAAAGATACGGCAGCATCCCAGCCGCGGATGCCCTCTCCGGCTGGCTTGACATCCTGGATCCCCCCCCGCCGCCGCCGGCCGATCCGACAAAGATCCCCAAGCAGTAG